ACAACTCGAGCCACGCTCTCGCATTATGCTGTTATTAATAAACGTCGAACTCGTGTTTCCATTGATCGGAACGATCGGGGAATTGCTCTACCTGCTCGCTCCACAAAACCAGCCAATTTATAACAGGCTACAAGTAGGATCACCTTTAATATGATCTCGATGAATGCCCCCGTTGCCTAGCTGTGTTGTGACAATGTTTAGGGAACGTTTTGGGGTCTAACATTTGTGTACGGCCCCCTTTTTAGTCAGTTTTCATTGTACGACGAAAACGTATCGGCAATTGACAAATGGGAGATATTAATTTCAACGTACGAAAATTTCACGTAACACGTCACCGTCGTGGGACACCACTACCCTCGTTCCTCGCCATCATGATGCTCCCATAGTACTCCCGTAATCCGTTCGACACGTCTAAATAATAATCAATTATCACGCTTTACAAAAGTTGATAAAAATTACTGTTATAAAGACAAATCGCGCGAGGAATTCCATTGAACATACAAAAACACTTGATGCGAGATTTATAACGTAATTGCGATTACTAGTAATTAATGCAAGATATTTAATAATACAATCGAAATCAATATTCTAAAGATATGAGGAGAATTTGAGAAATAACAATGCAATTTATCATCCGAACTcaaaagtatttaatttttcggattttcttaacactttatttacTGGAAACTTGTTAATAGACTTTACAATAATAGAGTTGCATCTAAAAGAAGTTCGATAattgatcaattgaacaattttttgagAAACTCTCGACTGTTGATCTTCAAGTTTGAGATAATTATTAGAAAACTGCCGGCACATAAAGTGTTAAGAGGTGTCGAAGAACGAAACGATTTGCAAGGTTTATTGAAAGACTAATTAAATTAAAACGAATCGATGAATAAGACGATGGGGTAGCGTTCATTGGACGGAAATCCTAACGGGGTACAAAAGGTACTTCGAGTCCGGGATCAGGACGCAAAatggcggcggcagcggcggcgtaTCAGACGGAAATACGTTCGAAAAGGTAGGGCGACATTGGAAATTGAAAAATAGTGCCTTGGGCCGCTGTCGTTCACAGTGATGGCTCCGTGACAGCCAATGTAACGCACGAATTaacgaaataattgattttcatACCGTTCGGAGTAAGCGGCGCGCACAAAAGACCGAGCGAACCGATCGCCGAACCGAGGAGATATTTTCTCGATTTCCTGACCGCAGGTGCATCCACGTTACTGCACCGTGTATCAAAAAATCACGGCGCTTGCCTTGGGCGAATTTCGCGTTACGTCACGAAATCGCCGATCTTTCCACCGATGCTTCATTCATGGTTGGAACCCAACTTGTGACAGAGCACAGTTCGATTTCGACTTTCACTGAATTAATCGTTTCTacgtatatattaaaatattcaaaatttcaTCGTGAAATGATATCTCTAATAAGATGCACCAATCTTCGGATCATAGTAAATACGATAAGCATTCGCACAATTCTGCATTAAGCTAAATATAAAAGTTTTTGAAATAATTAAGTAGTCCTTTGTACACTTCAGGTATCGTAGAAATCACTGACACAGATTTCATTGACAACCACAATTCACCGGCTACAACATCGACCAACGACAGACTTCACTGACACCGGACCGACACCAGTCTTCAACGACAATaatagacgacgacgacggattTGTTTAATTGTCGACCATGAAATGGTTacacaaattgcaatttttttttcttacgTACGTACCAGACGATCAGAACGTATGGTTCACTTTTCTTACTAGATAAATCTTCGACACATGATCTAAAATTCAAAGAAAAACAGCGTTAAAAATATCGTCCAGAAATAgttaaaaaatatatgaaactGGTATTTTACATAAACTGGGGCAAAGGACATAACAAGGCTGCTGATAATTGTGGCACAATCAGTACCAACGCGATGTTCTACCAAGTTCTACTTAAATAGAGTAACTATTGCCAAcgttattacattttatatatcTTATTCGAAGCCTTAGTTTGAACTACTCCGCGTGCAAGGAGTTAAATGAAGTGTCTTCAGGCCAAGCATCTAAAATATTAAACCGTGGACACTGATTGCAAGTGTCGTCACGCAGCAAGTATTTACGCCGGGATGTAGATTACGTTTCCCACTTCTGAACCGGAGCATGCAGCGGGTCGACGACGATTCGTAAAACTGGAGGAAATCGGCGTGTCTCGTAACGTTAATAGGCAGACCCGAAGGAGAGATTATTCGTAGCCGGGCGGATAATGTAAGCCGGCGAGCACGCCGCTATATGGATGGGGGTCGAGGGTGGAAGCGAAGGCGGAAAGAGAACGgacgggagaaagagagaaaaggggAGAAAACAGATTTATATTTGAAATTAGATTAAGCTTCTGCGCTTGAAAGCTATATAAACGTCCCTCTACCCACCGGTGCCGTGTACGTTCCGCGTTCCGCAATCCACTAAGAGGAAAGACTCAATAAACCAACCACTCACTCTTTCTTCCTCCATCTTTTACCGTCCCCTCTCTCGACCGCGGTACCTCGGTCTCTCTCCTTCTCCTTTCGTTCTCTCTGTATTTCACGGGATCCCCGGACTGTTCTACCATTCTCCCCATCTTCATTTTTACCAATAAAACAACCAGCTCTCGTCTTATTTCAACCTCCACCCACCTACTTCGCGAAGTACGATCGTAACCGCGCGTGTCTTTATTCCCTGCGAATATCTCTTCGCGAATCCGGGACATATTGAACGGGCGCAAACGTTCTGCCGATTCTGTTTCGGGATTGTCTCTGGAAACTACGATGATCTGACACAATTTTGAGGAAGGTGTAGTTCTCATGGCTTCGCTACCGAGTTAAAATTAGTCATTTTCTCGGATGTACTGTATTAACACTAAACACTAAAGTGACACTAATCGTATCGAGAACTAAAATTAAGTGATGCATATTGCCCTTTTATTGTAACATGTGCTTGaataaattcaataattttcCATGAAAGCATCtttgtaatttcaataatcatgAAATGAAGAATATGTAATCGGTTTTATATGATTGGCTGCGTTACGTTTAATGTTGAACATTCTTATTAgtaaactgtggattttatgcatttatagcaaaattgggtaaatgcaattaaaaatagaaaagattgaataatttaaaagtgtcaatatattatattaaatctgTTAAAACAACTAAGAAAGAATGAACTTGGTTGCTAATTCTACCAATTGATGACACAGTCTACTTATTAGACCAAATAAAGTCTGGCTGCACGAAAAGAAGTAGTTGAACGAATCAGTTTCAACACTGGATCAACATTGTAGATCCAATTTGAATTTCGAATGGAACAAGTGTGACGAAATTCAGAAGTTTTCATAATTTTAACCACTGGTACTATAATATCGTGTCACACGTTGAGTAGATTGGATAGAAAGATTATTGGGAAGATATTTTCCAGTCTTAAGAGTTTCCTCGAGATTTTATTATGGCTCGGCCTCTCAAATCACTGTTATTGTTTGAAGTCTCGGTAGCTCAAGCTTCTTGTTTCCTCGCTTTTTGTAGTCGGACGTGGACTTTCTTTGCGCAAGAAATTTCATAATTTCCTGTTATTTTTAATAGTCTTTTTCTGCTTCTTATTTCGTCAGGTTCGCAATCTGCACGCCTTTCGAGTAAGACATTGTAACGGGAAAGTAGAGCGGAAAGAAAGGGCGCGAGTGTTTCTAGCGAGTGGATTTTAGGGAACTATGATGACAGTAAGAAAATGAAACTTTTTAATGAAATGGATGGAACAAACTTAATTGGAAAATTTTCAACTTCTAACAAATGCCCTGtggttgtaataaaaattacattgttCCATAAACGACATTGCTCCCGTTAGTTAACATTAAATTATTAGACGTAGAAGTTCGAAAGAAGAAGCTTTTCAAGAGAGAGCGTCCGctattgtattaataaattatattttagaaTACGTCTTAGAAAAGTTGTTACAAATGTTGTTTATAGTTTAGAATATGTCttagaaaaatgaagaaaaaaagTAAAGAAAACAAGATCATAAGTAATTGCAAGAGATTTGAATGAGTTTAGCTTGCTCACTGTTTAACGTTCACTTTATGGATTCACATCGGAGTTTGCAACGTTCCTGGTCCCACTCCATACCCGTATCCCTGTGGTCCAAAATTTCGGACATAACATTCTAAATATTCAAAAGAAACTGAAATAAGATTGATGTAGGAACTCCAAGCGTCGAAGACTATTTTACTTAATAGTAACCATCGATATATATCATAGACAAGAATTTTATGGTTCAAAAGAGTAACATTGTATAGATTGCAAACTAACGTTTACAGTAAATTTCTCCGCAATTTTCCTGATACGTTAACGGCTCCAACGGCTTCCTACAGCAATTGCAACTGAAGCATATATTGTGATAGGGTATACCAGACACCATCTTGAATAAATATCAAGATACAAACATATGTTTTGTAAATATTTCTTTACGAACAATGTTCTAAGTCAGTAAATAAAGCATTCTCAGATACCGATAAGCGTCgattaatagaaaattatataactatttaattacttcaaattacctgcATTTCAGCCTGGTACACCTTTCGCCCACAGCGCTGGCAATCAAGACCGCCTCCCAAACACTCGCAAATAACTTTCGGTCGGCAGCAACCACCCTCATTACAATCTGCTCTGTCGGTACTGCATCTTCTACGACTCGATCGACATACGGGACTTTTGGATCTACATGGGCTAAAAATAGTCTTATGAGAAACAATGATATCAACGGTGCATTTAGGCGATTTTGAATTCATAAGATACTCGGATAACTGCATAATTTTTCTTTATCCAGATATCTTATAAATTAGCGGCTTTAGCGGAAATAGTCTCATACCGGCTGCAACAATTCGTACTGCCCCCAGTGCTGGGGCAACAAGGTGAGCATTTTCTACAAGAACAAGATGATTGCGGGGGACAAGAGCGTGATGGGGAACAAGGTGAACACGGTTGGCATGGAGTCGTGCAAGATCTCGCCGGTAGACAGGTCTGCCCGGGTTTTCCACAACCACCGCGACATCCACCTCCGCAACATCCACCGTTGCCGCAACCCTGAGACTCGGTACACGATGGACGACATCTAACAATCGTTTTCTTGCAGATTGGTGGTGGACAGCAGCTCCGTCGTTCGTTACACGGCGATGAACAGCTTGAACAGGAAGTGACGGTGCGACATGATTCCGGTTCTCCTGAAGAATTAAAATCATGTCTTACTTTATAAGCTATGGTTTTGATCTATGCTCCTGGCAACAAGTAATCCGTCAGAATATCTatcgtaataattttaataagcgcTAACTAATTGCATTAATGTTCACAAATTCTCCTACGCTGTCCTTTGGTACAAATTACCGATATTAAATACCAAAATGCAGGAATGTTTACTGTAAACGGAAACAAAAAATTAATATGAAGGTCATATTTTCCAGATTACACGCTCGTCGATGTTTATTTAAATGATATTTCGTCACTATGTTACAATAGCTGAGATCAAGGCCAATTCGATTACCTCCATATGATATTGAGTAGGAAAAATTCAGGAATGTTTGTGAAAAATTTAAGCAACAGGTTTCGGATTGATCTTAGCCATGCTGATAAAACTATCCGTTCTTACCGATGACCTCggaattttgaaaatattactTTCATTGGAATGTTTTCAATACAATTTTCTCCTTTAGATCCTTATTTACCATGAAAGATTAAAGATTCAAGCGATCAAATTATGTTGTCCACCCTGTATATGGAATAATACTTTTCATAATTACTTCTTCCGCAAAGGCAGGTAGCTTCTACCACCTTCACCACGCCGCAGGAGACTTTAGGTCGAGGTCCACATGGCGTGCATGATCCCCCGCAACCTCCTCGCAGACGTTCATTATCATCCTGTCCATTCGTTGAAGTGAGACAATTTTGGTAGGTCATCGAGTCTTCTCTCGAGGACTCGTCGTCTTTTTCATTCATTGTTCGACTCTGTCCGGGATTCTTCTCGGTGTCATTGCATTTGTTTAAcgcctcgtcgtcgtcgtcgtcgtcgtcgcaacACTCCGCGGCGCTTTTTTCAAAATGCATTCTGCCAGTCTCCTCCGTTCGACTTACATTAACATTTTCGTACCCGCCGTCATTTTTACCGACCGGATCGTCCGCTTGCCAAATGTCGTATGAACTACGATATTCCTCGTTACTGTCATTATTGCTACAAAACCTACGGCGAACATCCTGCATATTCGTCATAGAATTCTGGCTGTTTCCGCGTGTATCCCCGAAGACGACGTCGCAGAACGAGACTCGTCGTCGGGAAGGCAGCGGATTGCGAGGCGGCGGTACCGGCGGATACGTAAATTTTCGTCTTGACGGAATAATGACGTTATTGGCGCTAAATTCGCAAGCAGGAGCGgatttgttaattttattattccAGTTGGTTGATGGCATTCGAGTTTTGTCTGTGCTGGAAATGTCTACGCTTAGAAAACTTTATATTGCTGAACTTTCAGCCGTACTGAAAATTCGaatgcaaaaaaaaaataatagagACCATTTGATTAGCGTAAAAATAACATGATCTGCCTATTCTAATCTGTAATCTCGACTCTATGACTCTTATGTGAAACGCAACGACATCGAATCATTTCCGCGTTTAGACTTAATCTTTTaggaacgacgcgccactatagtggctttcgcgaatgtcatctttcagaacgacacgccactatagtggttttcgcggatgtcatctctctggacgacgcgccactatagtggcttgctctagtagctcactcgctcatcgtttgaaccaaataatcgtcttcatatgcattgtttcacacttcttttgtcttcacatcgatttacaacagtctacagggcgtcccaaaaatgtctcgcaatccggaaatggcgggttcctcggatcaattgaagcaacttcttcctttacaaaaatgttctccgaggcaccgttaacgagttattaacgaaaaacagtgaccaataagaatcgagtacggctgacgcgaggcggcccagccaaccagcgcgcgaagcccagttccgctcattggctcgatcgcctcgcgccagccgagctcgcctctcattggtcactgtttttcgttaataa
This genomic stretch from Megalopta genalis isolate 19385.01 chromosome 5, iyMegGena1_principal, whole genome shotgun sequence harbors:
- the LOC117222470 gene encoding uncharacterized protein LOC117222470 isoform X1, whose amino-acid sequence is MPGVCPRCNREVYFAEEKLALGKVWHTFCFSCRNCRKLLNSCNVVTHLDELFCKSCYVRQSHSANDYKTISKIRSPTNSIKNSLNRSCGIESSIGNTTFGRKRHYQSDALRLRGGGSEGGEAYVCFDEEKKHFLENECANLSITNSMSTLCDPPPSPTAITTWYNRQHSKFRSTSLESQKNNITKDCRFDAQQDIDLSELNPLLCNNEIDIAETQLSTDKTRMPSTNWNNKINKSAPACEFSANNVIIPSRRKFTYPPVPPPRNPLPSRRRVSFCDVVFGDTRGNSQNSMTNMQDVRRRFCSNNDSNEEYRSSYDIWQADDPVGKNDGGYENVNVSRTEETGRMHFEKSAAECCDDDDDDDEALNKCNDTEKNPGQSRTMNEKDDESSREDSMTYQNCLTSTNGQDDNERLRGGCGGSCTPCGPRPKVSCGVVKVVEATCLCGRREPESCRTVTSCSSCSSPCNERRSCCPPPICKKTIVRCRPSCTESQGCGNGGCCGGGCRGGCGKPGQTCLPARSCTTPCQPCSPCSPSRSCPPQSSCSCRKCSPCCPSTGGSTNCCSRPCRSKSPVCRSSRRRCSTDRADCNEGGCCRPKVICECLGGGLDCQRCGRKVYQAEMQMVSGIPYHNICFSCNCCRKPLEPLTYQENCGEIYCKQCYVRNFGPQGYGYGVGPGTLQTPM
- the LOC117222470 gene encoding uncharacterized protein LOC117222470 isoform X4 — translated: MPGVCPRCNREVYFAEEKLALGKVWHTFCFSCRNCRKLLNSCNVVTHLDELFCKSCYVRQSHSANDYKTISKIRSPTNSIKNSLNRSCGIESSIGNTTFGRKRHYQSDALRLRGGGSEGGEAYVCFDEEKKHFLENECANLSITNSMSTLCDPPPSPTAITTWYNRQHSKFRSTSLESQKNNITKDCRFDAQQDIDLSELNPLLCNNEIDIAETQLSTDKTRMPSTNWNNKINKSAPACEFSANNVIIPSRRKFTYPPVPPPRNPLPSRRRVSFCDVVFGDTRGNSQNSMTNMQDVRRRFCSNNDSNEEYRSSYDIWQADDPVGKNDGGYENVNVSRTEETGRMHFEKSAAECCDDDDDDDEALNKCNDTEKNPGQSRTMNEKDDESSREDSMTYQNCLTSTNGQDDNERLRGGCGGSCTPCGPRPKVSCGVVKVVEATCLCGRREPESCRTVTSCSSCSSPCNERRSCCPPPICKKTIVRCRPSCTESQGCGNGGCCGGGCRGGCGKPGQTCLPARSCTTPCQPCSPCSPSRSCPPQSSCSCRKCSPCCPSTGGSTNCCSRPCRSKSPVCRSSRRRCSTDRADCNEGGCCRPKVICECLGGGLDCQRCGRKVYQAEMQNVMSEILDHRDTGMEWDQERCKLRCESIK
- the LOC117222470 gene encoding uncharacterized protein LOC117222470 isoform X3 codes for the protein MPGVCPRCNREVYFAEEKLALGKVWHTFCFSCRNCRKLLNSCNVVTHLDELFCKSCYVRQSHSANDYKTISKIRSPTNSIKNSLNRSCGIESSIGNTTFGRKRHYQSDALRLRGGGSEGGEAYVCFDEEKKHFLENECANLSITNSMSTLCDPPPSPTAITTWYNRQHSKFRSTSLESQKNNITKDCRFDAQQDIDLSELNPLLCNNEIDIAETQLSANNVIIPSRRKFTYPPVPPPRNPLPSRRRVSFCDVVFGDTRGNSQNSMTNMQDVRRRFCSNNDSNEEYRSSYDIWQADDPVGKNDGGYENVNVSRTEETGRMHFEKSAAECCDDDDDDDEALNKCNDTEKNPGQSRTMNEKDDESSREDSMTYQNCLTSTNGQDDNERLRGGCGGSCTPCGPRPKVSCGVVKVVEATCLCGRREPESCRTVTSCSSCSSPCNERRSCCPPPICKKTIVRCRPSCTESQGCGNGGCCGGGCRGGCGKPGQTCLPARSCTTPCQPCSPCSPSRSCPPQSSCSCRKCSPCCPSTGGSTNCCSRPCRSKSPVCRSSRRRCSTDRADCNEGGCCRPKVICECLGGGLDCQRCGRKVYQAEMQMVSGIPYHNICFSCNCCRKPLEPLTYQENCGEIYCKQCYVRNFGPQGYGYGVGPGTLQTPM
- the LOC117222470 gene encoding uncharacterized protein LOC117222470 isoform X2, producing MPGVCPRCNREVYFAEEKLALGKVWHTFCFSCRNCRKLLNSCNVVTHLDELFCKSCYVRQSHSANDYKTISKIRSPTNSIKNSLNRSCGIESSIGNTTFGRKRHYQSDALRLRGGGSEGGEAYVCFDEEKKHFLENECANLSITNSMSTLCDPPPSPTAITTWYNRQHSKFRSTSLESQKNNITKDCRFDAQQDIDLSELNPLLCNNEIDIAETQLSTDKTRMPSTNWNNKINKSAPACEFSANNVIIPSRRKFTYPPVPPPRNPLPSRRRVSFCDVVFGDTRGNSQNSMTNMQDVRRRFCSNNDSNEEYRSSYDIWQADDPVGKNDGGYENVNVSRTEETGRMHFEKSAAECCDDDDDDDEALNKCNDTEKNPGQSRTMNEKDDESSREDSMTYQNCLTSTNGQDDNERLRGGCGGSCTPCGPRPKVSCGVVKVVEATCLCGRREPESCRTVTSCSSCSSPCNERRSCCPPPICKKTIVRCRPSCTESQGCGNGGCCGGGCRGGCGKPGQTCLPARSCTTPCQPCSPCSPSRSCPPQSSCSCRKCSPCCPSTGGSTNCCSRSKSPVCRSSRRRCSTDRADCNEGGCCRPKVICECLGGGLDCQRCGRKVYQAEMQMVSGIPYHNICFSCNCCRKPLEPLTYQENCGEIYCKQCYVRNFGPQGYGYGVGPGTLQTPM
- the LOC117222470 gene encoding uncharacterized protein LOC117222470 isoform X5 — protein: MPGVCPRCNREVYFAEEKLALGKVWHTFCFSCRNCRKLLNSCNVVTHLDELFCKSCYVRQSHSANDYKTISKIRSPTNSIKNSLNRSCGIESSIGNTTFGRKRHYQSDALRLRGGGSEGGEAYVCFDEEKKHFLENECANLSITNSMSTLCDPPPSPTAITTWYNRQHSKFRSTSLESQKNNITKDCRFDAQQDIDLSELNPLLCNNEIDIAETQLSAAECCDDDDDDDEALNKCNDTEKNPGQSRTMNEKDDESSREDSMTYQNCLTSTNGQDDNERLRGGCGGSCTPCGPRPKVSCGVVKVVEATCLCGRREPESCRTVTSCSSCSSPCNERRSCCPPPICKKTIVRCRPSCTESQGCGNGGCCGGGCRGGCGKPGQTCLPARSCTTPCQPCSPCSPSRSCPPQSSCSCRKCSPCCPSTGGSTNCCSRPCRSKSPVCRSSRRRCSTDRADCNEGGCCRPKVICECLGGGLDCQRCGRKVYQAEMQMVSGIPYHNICFSCNCCRKPLEPLTYQENCGEIYCKQCYVRNFGPQGYGYGVGPGTLQTPM